ctcaacacttgagtcattaactcggactaagtaaTAGATGCAACCCTTCaaaactaactttctcaccttaaggtacgaaatgtaatgacccttaggcattaTTGAACTATTACACCACTCTATGACGGGCTCATTAGGAATCTAAAACTTGAcaactcaagttctacaatctattgatacATAACAGGCATggagccagtccatacctagatgACATCGAAATTCGTCATttataactcaactaaatcagccacgGTGCTCTtatgattgatggaaatgggacaatcatgatagactctttctgctagaatagactccccaacaggtgtagaaacacagaagggttcacaaagtttcttaggaagaacatcaaacttatttgcaacataaggggttacaaaagataaacttgctctcGGGTCtagaaaagcataaacatcaaaagtaaagactttgatcataccagtgacaacatctggagagttctcttgctcttggtgaCTCGTTATCGCATAGAGgcgtttgctcctccgccagtaccagaagtagctcctctaggtgcagccctgttTGGTGGGGcaattgatgaagattgggctctatttccCTGACTTCCACTACCTTGCCTGTTTTTAGGACACTCCTTCTGGAAATGACCTTCTtgcccacacttgaaacaacatGTCTAGCCTCAtgacacttacctgggtggaTCCTACCACAGTTGGTACGTGCAGGAGCCCAGTTACCTCATTGTgtcacactaccttgagactgtgtAGGTCTAGTTCTGAAGTTCTGCGAGTTTTGTccattatactcacctttgttttggggtgtaggtgcactagcagttaatggagcaggtcccttttacTTTGCTGAAAAGACAAACGGTTCACATTACCTCTCTGTTGCCCAGACTCATTCCCAGTCTTCGCTTTCTTACTTCTGAACTCTTCCATGTGCCTCagtttctcttcctcaacctgttgcacataaaccattaaccttgatatgtccatgtcaccTATCAGCATCATTGCCctgccctctttgcttgatagacgggccaacccagcaacaaacaaactcattctactcctcatgtccttAACCATTTTCGGAGCATAACgagatagttgggtgaacttcaacccatactcatgcacacttagagaatcctgcttaagtATAAGAAATTcacgtaccttagcctctttcaattctcgaggaaagaaacgtCCCAAGAAAGCTTTCTCAAAACAGGCCCAGCTCGCAAGTGGGGCATCTTCAGCTCTACCCtctttccactgatcaaaccaagtcctagcaacattcttcagttgatatgcagctagctcaACTCTCCCAATATCAGCAACATGTATCACATCGAATACCTTTTTCAGTTCCTCAATAAAGTTttttggatcctcagtagtgcttgaaccagtgaaacttggaggattcatcctcatgAACTCACGAATCTTTGAAGTGTCAACCTCATTATGTCTAGCTCCTCCTTGCTTCCtaacctggttagtcacagcCTGACTTAGCATCTTGATTGCTTCCCTGAATTCAGCATTGGTAACTTGTCCAtgaggttgcacttcaggtgaatttggtaactcttgttcctcaacattGCGTCTAGtaggacgacctctgacagctcttcgtggaggcataaTTATCTGAAAATACGCACAAGCAcaaattagaaggaaactttttagagataaactctaacgcacgaaatgagtgtgaagaagtgagatagttcctaaatgttgcagcctcctaattatagatatggcgCATTTCACACCGACAACTAGGACTCCAcagacatggcttcatagactccctaggactcttgaactctggactctgataccaagtttgtcacgtcccatgcctacaccctagacgggactggcactcgaagaccattgttggccccaagtgaacccttggcctggcttacttaactcagcggaagacaatattcatatctatagtgatcaatgaacttaactgaattgaataataaaataagtgagaatgttttaaagattaaacaatcaacttggccaaaagtggcaacccaagtctttaaCATAAGAATGATAATGCAAAAACTATTGAACTACTAActgtttatgaagcctctaaaacaaagaagGATGTCGGTACatgacccccgatcatcctaacattTGAAAGACTAGAAAGCAGATAaaggagtcctctggaatgcaaggaggctcaccaatagactctgaatgctcaagttggatcaacgaagcgctggatgctgatcctggttacctgcgtctgcatcataaaacgatgcaggccaactggcatcagtacattgaatgtacgagtgtgcgagttggaatgctaaaacaagatATAGGTTTGAAAGGATTCTGAAAGGAAACACTTACCTGGCTCTTCTCAACttatgaataacttaactcaaatataaagaaatgaaacacatgcaatatatatatatatatatatatatatatataaagcttataAAACAGTTGCAaccaacttagttcgttaaagataagcaataacaaactcaactttactcatataagaaaataatatggttttctgtgggagattctctaaccgacaaccaccactatgagcctaagtggtgatacagcgtcttgcccacgttgccagaactgtcctatactttgccttcatatagaacacttaacttagtggatccactagcttaacttatgtgatcatctaaaaagtatgacccattaaaaCCCATGATGggtacatggtttatggagactagagttaatatgaactcgcatccccatatcgatgctcaatactactcccaaaaatatacttagctcatatgttttaaaacaacttctttctttggtttgagataattactcaaaacttagcttgaAAGCTCTCTTGGCattgatgttcccttttcttgctcaaatgcgaaaacatttataaactctttgggaatacttagctccctaatagctttttaagaaatgaactcaactctttactctttgcttaacttgaaacttaactCTTTACAAAGTTAAAGTGTttgttaaagacttttgaaaactttaaaaaaaaaatttgcttgacttgcttcttaacttctagacttgactcttaacttctcttgactttgatcctaactgctcttgacttgactcataactggtccttgaattgagttatggattcaaggattttgatttgtgataggaaggatcacatgatgtttaggaatgatcttaaatagctaaacatgagaaaagtcacgaaatcaccgtcttggaacaagtccacgacgcggaggtgttttaaataattactcggaaaattaaattttgagacagaggagtccGCGTCTTAACCGTGACGCGGAGAAACTTTTTGTACACAGAGGGAGCAAGTCCGCAACGTGGACTTGCGTGCCAAAATGCCctcaactttttccttctttgtttttcagccccaattcgcctaagCTCGACTATTtatctcaaattcattttagatcCTGATACCCAGCATAAGtactcaagaacctaactcaaacaactctaAAACTCAATGTAACGATCTCAGAAATTCCTCAAttcaacccaattcaagaacaacattcaaattcaagaatttatgtcaagaacatcaactttcaaactctttaagAACGAATTCTGCTGAAcgaaacatgtttggcgcgtgggtgaatgaactcaatgctatgaaagactcacataccttgtaagaTCAATTCCTTGGagaatccacaaccaaaatcgatcgttcttggcgaatcttgcttttcctcttctccATTCTCTTGCGTTCTTGCTCCAAAATCCctaactctatttctcaaaagcgtaaactgaactaactcagttttGACCCCACTTAATTTACTAAAAgcggatttaattaattaggtaaggaaaagaccaaactacccttcaaaaatttggattggacatttccttaatcctgcagcccaacttccaaaggcataactcactcatatgaaATCCGAATCGTGCAAACTTAGCGGCGtaggaaagatcattccaacaGTTTTCCAACCATgtctggaactacacctaactcatcctgagctaggagttatggtagtttgaagttgaccaaaaactcactttatcttacttaaaattttccaaatttccttatactttccaaaaataactatttccagattttaaacttccttctagttctttctagttgcgagatgttacataaCGTATTTTGGACACTCTTAACACATCAAGGTGTTGTAGCCTAGTGGTTTAAGCTGCCTTGAAAGAGCCAAGTCTTTAAGCGTTTGTGAGTTCAATTCTCGCTAGTAGCAGCTTTATgccttttttcattatttttttcaaattttttcatgtatattacgttcttttttccaaaaaaatcatgtatattACGtagtttaattttcaaatttctagTGCACTCTTTCAtccttttcctctttttttcaaattttttcatgtatattacttagtttaatttttaaaatttctagtgCACTCATTCATCTAAAAGAAAAACTGTATTCATGTACAATTCCTGGACACCCTTCGTGAAATTTTTGGCTACGCCTCTGATTATATAATGTTCAAAGTTTAAAGACAATATCTAAATAATCAGAGGTATATTCCAATTAAAATATCTTACTAAATTTTTCTTGATAGAATGAAAGGAGACCTTACATATTAATCATGTAGTAAGTGAAACGTCACTTATCATGACCCCACAATAGGCCTCATCTTTATAAGCctagtattattttttcattagattgTTTTTATTCACTTATACTTCGTATTAAgtatttttaagaattaataaaagaatttcAACTCAAATATATGCACATATAGGTTcatgaaaataatcaaattaccAGGACACCATATGCTTATATTGTGAATTAGGAgagaaaatttaagaaaaatgcaAAAGAGGAATTGACAAAGGTTGACAGTTGAAAATAaaccaacaacaataataataacatatttaatgTACTCCCACAAATAGGGTTTAGGAAGGATAGTGTGTGTAAAAGGGCTATTTCCGATAGACTCTCGACTTAAATCAAGcacaacaaaatcaataaaaaggAGATACGGTAGTGAAGAACCTATGGAAAATAACAAGGAAAAGAACATTAGCAACAACCAATAGTACAATAACCGAagcaaataaaagaataaacCAGAGACTTCCTTTCAATAATGTCCAACAAGCTAATAGCATTGAAGCAGTATGTACTGTACTATGCAAATACTAGTACAACCATTGAATAAACTTCTTAATTACTGatgaaaatttcaataaaaCTAATTAACCGCAAAGAATAccagaataaaaaaataaaaaaaagtcttgGAGTTTCACTTTCTTGAAATTACAACAGTGTAATATAGTTCATAATTACTGATGAAATTTTTGACAACATTTTTCTGTGTGAAGTCCCTTATTAATAAGGGGAGGGGGTGTTGTGGCTTAACACAacaatttttatgtttggttgATATTACAAATAATGGGAACTCCACTGCACTCCAAGCAACAAATCCCAAAATCTAtcaaaagaatcaagaaaaaactttGCAAAACAAATATCAATGTATCTGCTATTCTGCCCTTTATACAACAATCAACAGAGCTCATTCTCTGCTTGTCCAACTCAAAACTTTTCGTCGATGACCAAATTGTCGGGAGATAAAAAAACATACCCCTTGTTCCTTCTCCCTGAGTTTGAGCTCTATTTTGATATCATACAACATGTTCTACAATGCTGCTTACTTAATCACAGTCCAAGCCACATACCTCTAAACTGAGTCCACCTTTGGCGGTGAATGGGTTGAGTCGGACCCACAATAAGGAGCAGATAGATGCGAGAAGGATGGACCAGACAATAATGATGGTTGGAACGTTGTTTTGTCTACCCATGCAACCCTTCAGGAAGGGATACAGATGAACAATGACCCATAAAGCGAAGAAAAGTCTACCGAATAGAGGACCCCAAGAATCATAACCATTGTTGATTGCATCTGAGATACCGACTACAACTCCAATGATGTTAAGAATTAACAAAGTCATAGGAGGAATCAACAAAGATGTCCACTTGAACAGATAAAGCTCAGAAAACTCCCCATCGTCTGCTGCTTTGGAAGTAACAGTGAAGCTAGTGTTGACACCAGCCAAAACTTTAAGAAGACCTTGGACAAGAGCAAATAGGTGAGATGAGGCACCACCAATCACCCAAAACTGCTCGTTTCTCCACCAGTCATCAATAGAAACACCTCCCCATTGCATCTCAATAACACTCGTCACAGCAATCATTATGAAAAGTCCCATGAAAAGAATGCTAGCATAGTTGCTAATCTGCATTTCAGTAAAATATCATGTGATTAGTTGAAAGCAGGGATTCAACAAAGGCCTACATGCCTCAGAACTGAAGATATAGAGTGCATGTAATATGAGCAAATAATAAAAACCTCGAAGCAAGGAATGCTGAATGGGCAGACTTACCTCTGGAACAATAAATTTCCCTGTAAGCAAACAGACGGCCGGCAATGTACAATATATGATCAAAGGAATAGAAGTCAATGGGTAGACCACTGAGTTTATGTACGAAAACCGCTCCAGAGGCTTCAGACCACACCCATATCCATACCAAATTGGACAATGTCTACTGAAGAAAATTTCAACAGATCCCAAAGCCCATCGCAGAACCTGGTGAAGACGATCTGAAAGATTGATAGGAGCTGACCCTTTAAATGCAGGCCTATTGGGCATGCAGTAGACGGATCTCCAACCATGGCAGTGCATCTTAAATCCAGTAAGGATATCCTCTGTAACAGATCCATAAATCCATCCAATCTGGTGCATATGACAAGTTAGACCAAATGCAGAGTGCATTCCAGAAAATTCAAATAGGTTATAgaatttcagcattttttttaCCTCTTTGCCCCATTCTGTTTTGTCTTCATAACCACAACTAATAACATGTATTGCTTCTTTCAAGAGAGATGCTGATGTTGCTCCTGGAGGAATGCCACCATCTTCTAGAAGTGTTGAAGCAACAAATACCGGTGATTGGCCAAATTTCTTCTCAAGTTTTATCTGAGGCATGAGGGCTGCTTTTTCACTATCAATTCCTGCAGAAAAAAGCAAGTTAACAACAATTATGCATACAGTAATCTGAAGTTTCACTATGAGTAAGGGAGGAAGAACATGCTCTAGAGATTGTAAATCTGATTTAATCAAAAAAGAGggatgacaaaaaaataaaacataaaagagtTGGGATAGAGGAACTTCGAAAGTAGTTCCATTAGGATGTTTCCTTGCAAAAGAGGCAAGTTGAAAAGGCATCCAAATTTATTAATCTAAAGACTTAAGTCTACAAATTAGCCATTAGGAGTGGCTTCTCAAAGTTCCTTTGCATACCTTCAATTCCTTCCTCAATATTTTCAAGGGCATGAATTTGTGGTGAAGCCTCCTTGCTCTTTGGCTTTTTTTTGTTATCCTTGGTTGTTTTC
This genomic interval from Solanum stenotomum isolate F172 unplaced genomic scaffold, ASM1918654v1 scaffold34340, whole genome shotgun sequence contains the following:
- the LOC125852374 gene encoding cellulose synthase A catalytic subunit 2 [UDP-forming]-like — its product is MNALMRVSAVISNAPYMLNVDCDHYINNSKALREAMCFMMDPTSGKKICYVQFPQRFDGIDRHDRYSNRNVVFFDINMKGLDGIQGPIYVGTGCVFRRQALYGYDAPKKTKPPGKTCNCWPKWCCCCFGSRKKHKKAKTTKDNKKKPKSKEASPQIHALENIEEGIEGIDSEKAALMPQIKLEKKFGQSPVFVASTLLEDGGIPPGATSASLLKEAIHVISCGYEDKTEWGKEIGWIYGSVTEDILTGFKMHCHGWRSVYCMPNRPAFKGSAPINLSDRLHQVLRWALGSVEIFFSRHCPIWYGYGCGLKPLERFSYINSVVYPLTSIPLIIYCTLPAVCLLTGKFIVPEISNYASILFMGLFIMIAVTSVIEMQWGGVSIDDWWRNEQFWVIGGASSHLFALVQGLLKVLAGVNTSFTVTSKAADDGEFSELYLFKWTSLLIPPMTLLILNIIGVVVGISDAINNGYDSWGPLFGRLFFALWVIVHLYPFLKGCMGRQNNVPTIIIVWSILLASICSLLWVRLNPFTAKGGLSLEVCGLDCD